Proteins encoded by one window of Sphingomonas ginkgonis:
- a CDS encoding response regulator transcription factor produces the protein MKILIIEDVQSKFDEVRSIIVSVFPGLHTFQRAFNLNEAEDAVMMPGWDLVIVDLSMDINGSGAMQGAGHATLGGLDVLERMALFKIAHPTIVVTGFDSFQDPDRFDNAIMNLADISGLASDWLGKSYIGSVRYGAANWNRKFSRMLQQWSGS, from the coding sequence GTGAAAATCCTGATCATCGAGGATGTGCAGAGCAAATTTGACGAAGTGCGTTCGATAATTGTTTCCGTTTTCCCAGGCCTGCACACGTTTCAACGCGCCTTCAACCTGAACGAGGCGGAGGACGCGGTGATGATGCCAGGTTGGGACTTGGTGATAGTTGATCTCTCGATGGACATAAACGGAAGTGGGGCCATGCAAGGAGCAGGACATGCGACCCTAGGAGGGCTTGATGTTCTTGAGCGCATGGCTCTCTTCAAGATTGCGCACCCAACCATAGTGGTGACAGGCTTCGATAGTTTCCAAGATCCTGATCGCTTCGACAATGCAATAATGAACCTCGCCGATATAAGCGGCCTTGCGTCTGATTGGCTCGGAAAGTCGTACATTGGATCGGTTCGCTATGGAGCAGCAAACTGGAATAGAAAGTTCAGCCGCATGCTGCAGCAGTGGAGTGGTTCGTGA
- a CDS encoding DUF3320 domain-containing protein, with protein sequence MASNPISEQADESMSVFQSALPIREKLDRARMALLDLSARNRLLNMPRSSKSVRALEVVDELSAEVFRLLVRENRVFSFTAGKSAAETVEDGDEADEIEELAQPEDDEVDDRGIQARHSDTRLQTRLTPKGLQRRLLDLFFDARTLEEEQGVNILYLTLGALKWVDPQNATNIRFAPLVLIPVSLERGNAGEKFKLRARQEDYASNLSLEAFLDRVHGIRLPAFEAGDAFDPTGYFAEVADAVSAKPGWAVAPDDIVLGFFSFAKFLMYRDLDPESWPAAARITDRGLVQGLLNDGFEGSGEMIPEDANIDPFIPPSDMLHIVDSDSSQALAVHEVRRGRNLVIQGPPGTGKSQTIANLIASAVADGKTVLFVAEKMAALEVVKRRLDSTGVGDACLELHSSKANKRALLEELRRTWELGAPRGQQPGSLHARLREARDRLNGHAARMHAPHAGSGLTPFQVIGQLSRLRLGGEKPNDIALADPQGWTPDAFAERHGVISDLVNRIEVIGRPEDHTWHGVGLSSILPTDVERLTGRIATLAERLADHNEAVAGLAVQLEQPRPATLDALAPLAALAGRIAEAPRLAAAAIAAPAWDERAGEIAALLAIGRDHAALRLELAPSVGEGAWTADLGETIAALWLLPSGLDSDAFASVTVLADGLSRLISDSASLARAMGRDAPTTMRDAAKLAQVGERVAAAPDASAEAFAADLWDGGVERAADLAEAVARLESARIRIGDGLSEAAWGMDLAGARTVLATHGAGFFKIFSGEWRRSNRLVRSVLSRPEAPLDEVLGMLDALAAGQAAKRSIGADEALGRSAFASHWRGDRSASEPLLALVDWMRSLRDLGAEPRLIAARKPDQAEVGTRAARTTSLATDLASSAARLWDALGDKRASAFGDGVDALQADLTSLLAFAVRMHEADKTSGRLLATTGLTAGRRLSLLERVAAGQELSARIEAAASLGETAFAEGWQGTASDWRKLGITAEWMAANADIRMLASRTADRSEPGRLAQQLEQLQDDLLADLGSAFDAIALNRVRAFGTDRVETLGTADLHARLETWSRSGEKLFQWVAYRDRTESACTLGCGDIVDRLADGRLAPDGAIGAFEMAYYEAIYADQVRAEPELGRFDGTLHGRLAREFADMDRQRISSASYEVVSAHHKRVPPRDGGAIGPLGVLRAEIARKRGHMPIRRLMEKAAPAVQALKPVFMMSPLSVAQFLAPGVFEFDLLVMDEASQIQPVDALGAVARAKQVVVVGDPKQLPPTAFFSKVTSGAANDDEDETGSRVADIESILGLFTARGLPTRMLRWHYRSKHQSLIAVSNRQFYENKLFIVPSPYTAEAGMGLRYHHIPQGIWDAGGTRTNAVEAKVVAQAIAAHARDNPKLSLGVATFSTSQRRAILDQLELLRRTLPPEVEAFFQAHPSEPFFVKNLENVQGDERDVILISVGYGPTTPGGRVPMRFGPLGTEGGERRLNVLISRAKQRCEVFASMSDEDIDLDFAQTRKGVFAFKMFMHFARTGSMTMAESTGRDHDSVFEEQVAKALQARGYQVHPQVGLAGFFIDLAVADAERPGRYLLGIECDGASYHDARSARDRDRLRQSVLESHGWTIHRIWSTDWFQRPNEQLEIVVARIEAAKAEHDAEATGRRAARAVPVDIVTVEREDVTEIGFAASDDKPAAAAYEEAVLQRPPHLGCELHDAPTGALSQLVEAAVATEGPVHVDEVVNRIRDAWGLKRAGGRIQDAVERAIGVSMRSGRIARDGDFVTVPGRKAMVRDRSAVHSPSLRRPDTLPPAEIEVAILDVVRANFGASDEQVCSVVSRALGFKSTSGQLRDAIAEVREAALVKGWLAQRDGLLVLGPHAPVPAPERPPSALAALIAEGEHERLEFKETLRWDVALGQENRKLEDVVVKTLAGFANRVGGTLLIGVADDGQAKGLDRDYACLGGNRDKLELHLTNLFTKHFGQACRAAKIRVSFPDQDGTAVCRVDMDRSAQPVFVSLVDRAGNMAERFYVRSGNSTQELRLSEATPYIREHYGST encoded by the coding sequence GTGGCTAGTAATCCGATCAGCGAGCAGGCCGACGAGTCCATGTCGGTGTTCCAGAGCGCTCTGCCCATCCGAGAGAAGCTGGACCGGGCGCGGATGGCACTGCTCGACTTGTCAGCCCGCAACCGTCTGCTCAACATGCCGAGGTCTTCGAAGAGCGTTCGGGCTCTTGAGGTAGTCGACGAACTCAGCGCCGAGGTCTTCCGCCTGCTCGTGCGCGAGAACCGGGTCTTCTCGTTTACGGCCGGCAAATCCGCCGCCGAAACTGTTGAGGATGGAGACGAAGCGGACGAGATAGAAGAACTCGCCCAGCCCGAAGACGACGAGGTCGACGACCGCGGTATCCAGGCGCGTCATTCCGACACTCGGCTCCAGACTCGGCTGACGCCCAAGGGATTGCAGCGTCGCCTGCTCGACCTGTTCTTCGACGCTCGCACGCTGGAGGAGGAGCAGGGTGTCAACATCCTCTACCTGACGCTCGGCGCGCTGAAATGGGTTGACCCGCAGAACGCCACCAACATCCGCTTCGCGCCACTCGTCCTCATCCCCGTGTCGCTCGAGCGCGGCAACGCCGGCGAGAAGTTCAAGCTGCGAGCGAGACAGGAGGACTACGCGTCGAACCTGTCGCTGGAGGCGTTCCTCGACCGCGTCCACGGGATCCGGCTGCCCGCCTTTGAGGCGGGCGATGCGTTCGACCCGACTGGCTACTTCGCCGAGGTTGCCGATGCTGTCTCGGCCAAGCCGGGCTGGGCGGTGGCCCCTGATGACATCGTCCTCGGCTTCTTCTCTTTCGCGAAGTTCCTTATGTACCGGGACCTCGACCCGGAGAGCTGGCCCGCCGCGGCTAGGATCACGGATCGCGGGCTAGTGCAGGGCCTGCTCAATGACGGCTTCGAGGGCTCGGGGGAGATGATCCCCGAGGACGCGAACATCGATCCGTTCATTCCGCCCAGCGACATGCTCCACATCGTGGACAGCGACAGCTCGCAGGCACTCGCGGTCCACGAGGTGCGCCGCGGCCGCAACCTCGTTATCCAGGGCCCGCCGGGCACCGGCAAGAGTCAGACGATCGCCAACTTGATCGCCTCGGCCGTGGCGGACGGCAAGACCGTCCTGTTCGTGGCCGAGAAGATGGCGGCACTGGAGGTCGTCAAGCGGCGGCTAGATTCCACCGGCGTCGGGGACGCGTGCCTAGAGCTGCACAGCAGTAAGGCAAACAAGCGCGCCCTGCTCGAGGAGCTGCGCCGGACGTGGGAGCTCGGCGCACCACGGGGGCAACAGCCGGGATCGCTCCACGCGCGCCTGCGGGAAGCGCGCGACAGGCTCAACGGGCACGCCGCGCGGATGCACGCGCCGCACGCCGGATCTGGGCTGACGCCGTTCCAGGTCATTGGACAGCTCAGCCGCCTAAGGCTTGGTGGCGAGAAGCCGAACGACATCGCGTTGGCCGACCCGCAGGGTTGGACACCCGACGCCTTTGCAGAGCGGCACGGCGTCATCTCGGACCTGGTCAACAGGATCGAGGTCATCGGCCGGCCCGAGGACCACACCTGGCATGGGGTCGGCCTTTCATCGATCCTTCCGACAGACGTCGAGCGGCTGACCGGCCGCATTGCGACCCTCGCCGAGCGCCTCGCCGACCACAACGAGGCGGTCGCGGGCCTGGCTGTGCAGCTCGAGCAGCCGCGACCTGCGACCTTGGACGCTCTCGCGCCGCTCGCGGCGCTTGCCGGCCGCATAGCCGAGGCGCCCCGACTGGCGGCCGCGGCGATTGCCGCGCCCGCCTGGGACGAACGGGCCGGCGAGATCGCCGCGCTGCTCGCCATCGGAAGAGATCACGCAGCGCTGAGGCTGGAGCTGGCGCCGTCCGTTGGAGAAGGCGCTTGGACGGCGGACCTGGGGGAGACGATCGCCGCCCTCTGGCTGCTTCCTTCCGGGCTGGACTCCGATGCGTTCGCGTCGGTGACCGTGCTCGCGGACGGCCTATCCCGCCTCATTTCCGATTCCGCGTCGCTCGCCCGAGCGATGGGACGGGATGCGCCGACCACGATGCGCGACGCCGCCAAGCTAGCCCAGGTCGGCGAGCGGGTCGCTGCCGCCCCCGACGCCAGCGCGGAGGCGTTCGCGGCCGATCTCTGGGACGGCGGCGTGGAGCGCGCCGCGGACCTGGCGGAAGCCGTCGCTAGGCTGGAGTCGGCCAGGATCCGCATCGGAGACGGGTTGTCAGAGGCGGCCTGGGGCATGGACCTCGCTGGCGCCCGGACGGTACTCGCCACGCACGGTGCTGGCTTCTTCAAGATCTTCAGCGGCGAATGGCGGCGCTCCAACAGGCTCGTCCGGTCGGTGCTGTCACGTCCCGAAGCACCACTGGACGAGGTGCTCGGCATGCTTGACGCGCTCGCCGCCGGCCAGGCAGCGAAGCGCTCAATCGGGGCCGACGAAGCGCTCGGCCGCAGCGCCTTCGCTTCGCACTGGCGAGGCGACCGCTCCGCGTCAGAACCTCTGCTCGCGCTCGTCGATTGGATGCGCTCGCTACGCGACCTTGGCGCCGAGCCGCGCCTAATCGCCGCCAGGAAGCCCGATCAGGCGGAGGTGGGCACGCGCGCCGCGCGGACGACGTCGCTCGCGACGGATCTGGCCAGCAGCGCCGCGAGGCTATGGGATGCGCTCGGAGACAAGCGCGCGTCGGCATTTGGCGATGGGGTCGACGCGCTCCAGGCGGACCTCACCTCTCTGCTCGCCTTCGCCGTCCGCATGCACGAGGCGGACAAAACCTCCGGCCGCCTACTCGCCACCACCGGGTTGACGGCGGGTCGCCGCCTGTCCCTGCTGGAACGGGTGGCGGCCGGCCAAGAGCTGTCAGCGCGGATCGAAGCCGCGGCGTCCCTTGGGGAGACTGCGTTCGCGGAAGGCTGGCAGGGCACGGCATCGGATTGGCGCAAGCTGGGCATCACGGCGGAGTGGATGGCGGCCAACGCGGACATCCGCATGCTAGCGAGCCGAACTGCCGACCGCTCCGAACCGGGGCGTCTGGCCCAGCAGCTGGAGCAGCTGCAGGACGACCTGCTGGCGGACCTGGGTTCCGCTTTCGACGCGATCGCATTGAACCGCGTTCGCGCGTTCGGCACCGACCGGGTCGAGACCCTTGGCACCGCCGACCTGCACGCCCGGCTCGAGACATGGTCCCGCTCGGGGGAGAAGCTCTTCCAGTGGGTCGCCTATCGCGACCGGACCGAGAGCGCCTGCACGTTGGGCTGCGGCGACATCGTCGACAGGCTCGCCGACGGAAGGCTCGCCCCGGACGGCGCGATCGGCGCGTTCGAGATGGCTTATTATGAAGCGATTTACGCGGACCAGGTGCGCGCCGAACCCGAACTCGGCAGGTTCGATGGTACGTTGCACGGACGGCTCGCTCGCGAGTTCGCCGACATGGACCGACAGCGTATCTCGTCGGCGAGCTACGAGGTGGTGAGCGCGCATCACAAGCGCGTTCCGCCGCGCGACGGAGGCGCCATAGGGCCGCTTGGCGTGCTGCGGGCCGAGATCGCACGCAAGCGCGGCCACATGCCGATCCGCCGCCTGATGGAGAAGGCGGCACCCGCCGTCCAGGCCCTGAAGCCCGTGTTCATGATGAGCCCACTGTCCGTCGCGCAGTTCCTAGCGCCAGGCGTGTTCGAGTTCGACCTGCTCGTGATGGACGAGGCGAGCCAGATCCAGCCGGTGGACGCGCTCGGCGCGGTCGCCAGGGCGAAGCAGGTGGTGGTCGTCGGCGACCCCAAGCAGCTGCCGCCCACCGCCTTCTTCTCGAAGGTGACGAGCGGAGCGGCGAATGACGACGAGGACGAGACGGGCAGCCGGGTCGCCGACATAGAAAGCATTCTCGGCCTTTTCACCGCGCGTGGCCTGCCAACTCGCATGCTGCGCTGGCACTACCGCAGCAAGCACCAGTCGCTGATAGCCGTCAGCAACCGCCAGTTCTACGAGAACAAGCTCTTCATCGTGCCCAGCCCCTATACCGCGGAAGCGGGGATGGGCCTGCGCTACCACCACATTCCCCAGGGGATTTGGGACGCTGGCGGCACCCGGACCAACGCCGTCGAGGCGAAGGTCGTCGCGCAGGCAATCGCGGCGCACGCGCGCGACAATCCGAAGCTGTCGCTCGGCGTCGCGACGTTCTCCACCTCGCAGCGCCGCGCGATCCTGGACCAGCTCGAGCTGTTGCGACGCACGCTGCCGCCCGAGGTGGAGGCATTCTTCCAGGCGCACCCGTCGGAGCCGTTCTTCGTAAAGAACCTGGAGAACGTGCAGGGCGACGAACGCGACGTCATCCTGATCTCCGTCGGCTACGGGCCGACCACGCCCGGCGGTCGCGTGCCGATGCGCTTCGGCCCGCTCGGCACCGAAGGAGGCGAGCGCCGGCTCAACGTACTCATCAGCCGCGCGAAGCAGCGCTGCGAAGTGTTCGCGTCGATGTCGGACGAAGACATCGACCTCGACTTCGCGCAGACCCGCAAGGGCGTGTTCGCCTTCAAGATGTTCATGCACTTCGCCCGAACGGGCAGCATGACCATGGCGGAGAGCACCGGCCGCGACCACGACAGCGTGTTCGAGGAACAAGTGGCAAAGGCTCTCCAAGCCAGGGGCTATCAGGTTCACCCCCAAGTCGGGCTTGCCGGCTTCTTCATAGACCTAGCCGTGGCGGACGCCGAGCGCCCTGGCCGCTACCTGCTGGGCATCGAATGCGACGGCGCCTCCTACCACGACGCGCGCTCGGCACGCGACCGCGACCGGCTCCGCCAGTCGGTGCTGGAGAGCCACGGCTGGACGATCCATCGCATTTGGAGCACCGACTGGTTCCAGCGGCCGAACGAGCAGCTCGAGATCGTGGTCGCGCGCATCGAGGCTGCCAAGGCCGAGCACGACGCGGAGGCGACGGGAAGGCGCGCCGCACGGGCCGTGCCCGTGGACATCGTGACCGTCGAGCGCGAAGACGTGACCGAGATCGGGTTCGCCGCCAGCGACGACAAGCCCGCGGCCGCAGCCTACGAGGAGGCGGTGCTCCAGCGGCCCCCGCACCTAGGATGCGAACTGCACGACGCGCCGACCGGCGCCTTGTCGCAGCTCGTTGAGGCGGCGGTTGCGACCGAGGGGCCCGTCCACGTCGACGAGGTGGTGAATCGGATACGCGACGCCTGGGGCCTCAAGCGCGCCGGCGGTCGTATCCAGGACGCGGTCGAGCGGGCGATCGGCGTGTCGATGCGCTCCGGCCGCATTGCGCGAGACGGCGACTTCGTAACGGTGCCCGGCCGCAAGGCTATGGTCAGAGACCGCAGCGCGGTGCACTCGCCAAGCCTAAGGCGGCCTGACACGCTGCCTCCCGCGGAGATCGAGGTTGCCATCCTGGACGTCGTGCGTGCCAACTTCGGCGCGTCGGACGAGCAGGTATGCTCGGTGGTCTCCCGCGCGCTGGGCTTCAAGTCGACGAGCGGTCAGCTGCGGGACGCCATTGCCGAGGTGCGCGAGGCGGCGCTGGTGAAGGGCTGGCTGGCCCAGCGGGACGGGCTGCTGGTGCTCGGGCCGCACGCCCCCGTGCCGGCTCCGGAACGGCCGCCGTCCGCGCTCGCCGCGCTCATCGCGGAGGGCGAGCACGAGCGCCTCGAGTTCAAGGAGACGCTGAGATGGGACGTAGCGCTGGGCCAGGAGAACAGGAAGCTGGAGGACGTCGTCGTGAAGACGCTGGCAGGCTTCGCCAATCGCGTTGGCGGCACGCTGCTGATCGGCGTCGCTGACGATGGTCAGGCAAAGGGGCTGGACCGTGACTACGCCTGCCTCGGGGGCAACCGCGACAAGCTGGAACTGCACCTGACAAACCTCTTCACCAAGCACTTCGGCCAAGCCTGCCGGGCGGCGAAGATCCGCGTGAGCTTCCCCGACCAGGACGGTACGGCCGTGTGCCGGGTCGACATGGACCGTTCAGCCCAGCCAGTGTTCGTCAGCCTCGTGGACCGGGCCGGTAACATGGCCGAGCGCTTCTACGTGCGATCGGGCAACTCGACGCAGGAACTCAGGCTGAGCGAAGCAACGCCATACATCCGGGAGCACTATGGGAGCACCTGA
- a CDS encoding DUF5681 domain-containing protein, with protein sequence MNKEEQVGPGRPPKFYQFKPGQSGNPKGRPRGSRNLKTIVSRLLDQEVKSPLDRSDVSIREVLVENLFIEAMNGNLKAAQYLLENDGGQDEPRADLEHSIPSPDK encoded by the coding sequence ATGAACAAGGAGGAGCAGGTCGGGCCGGGGCGCCCGCCGAAATTTTACCAGTTCAAGCCAGGTCAGTCGGGCAACCCGAAAGGGCGGCCACGTGGATCCAGAAATTTGAAAACAATCGTAAGTCGCTTGTTGGATCAAGAGGTCAAGTCACCGCTTGATCGCAGTGACGTTTCGATCCGAGAAGTACTAGTTGAAAATCTCTTTATAGAGGCAATGAACGGTAATCTGAAAGCCGCTCAGTACCTGCTCGAGAATGATGGCGGACAAGACGAGCCCCGGGCTGACTTGGAGCATAGCATACCCAGTCCAGACAAGTAA
- a CDS encoding AAA family ATPase — protein sequence MAREDSPTKAAADRLWALITAVQQAFPGAEQQDQVRGFLQALRGLAMQVATADGTLTQAEDETIRTIFWFDRSTTNQATLSLIQNAPLLEAFSKEVEQVGPLISKLNIKDLNFSKTIEYILGVVASADGVQPRENAQLACYSARLQAALPSDYLQDKPLELTNPLAPARAPSAAQAGSPESPHQDSDARSVQSVMGKLDQLIGLATVKHEVETLTNLAKVFAMRKQAGLHVPDMSFHLVFLGNPGTGKTTVARIIAELYGCLGLLSKGHLVEVDRSGLIAEYVGQTAIKTQGVIDKALGGVLFIDEAYALDGGEDNDYGNEAVATLLKAMEDHRSDLVVIAAGYTDQMNRFLGMNPGLRSRMSRDISFPDYSPAEMLQILYELAKAAQYSFAEGTRARLEQIIQSMWDHRAKDFANARDVRNLFEQIVEAQANRIGQLPAADRDEICEMCEITAGDIEATQPAIV from the coding sequence ATGGCTCGAGAAGACTCTCCGACGAAGGCCGCTGCCGATCGGCTCTGGGCCCTGATCACAGCAGTCCAGCAGGCCTTTCCTGGTGCGGAGCAGCAGGACCAGGTCCGCGGCTTCCTACAGGCTCTCCGTGGGCTGGCAATGCAGGTCGCCACGGCCGACGGGACGCTGACCCAGGCTGAAGATGAGACGATCCGTACCATCTTCTGGTTTGACCGCTCGACGACCAACCAAGCGACGCTCAGCCTCATTCAGAACGCACCATTGTTGGAGGCCTTCTCGAAGGAGGTTGAGCAGGTTGGGCCGCTCATCTCCAAGCTGAACATCAAGGATCTGAATTTTTCGAAGACGATCGAGTACATCTTAGGCGTTGTCGCCTCAGCGGACGGAGTTCAGCCGCGAGAGAATGCGCAGTTGGCCTGCTATTCCGCCCGCCTGCAAGCAGCTCTTCCTTCCGACTATCTTCAAGACAAGCCGCTCGAGCTAACCAACCCGCTGGCGCCGGCACGAGCACCAAGTGCTGCTCAGGCCGGGTCACCCGAGAGCCCGCACCAGGACTCCGACGCTCGCTCCGTGCAATCCGTCATGGGCAAGCTCGATCAACTGATCGGGCTAGCGACCGTGAAGCACGAGGTCGAAACGCTGACCAACCTCGCCAAGGTCTTTGCCATGCGGAAGCAGGCGGGTCTGCATGTCCCTGACATGTCCTTCCACCTGGTGTTCCTCGGCAATCCAGGCACCGGCAAGACCACTGTCGCGCGGATTATCGCTGAACTGTACGGGTGCTTGGGCCTGCTCTCGAAGGGGCACCTGGTAGAAGTCGATCGCTCAGGCTTGATCGCGGAGTATGTCGGTCAAACTGCCATCAAAACGCAAGGCGTGATCGACAAAGCGCTTGGCGGCGTTCTGTTCATCGATGAGGCCTACGCGCTCGATGGAGGCGAGGACAACGACTACGGCAACGAAGCCGTGGCAACCCTGCTGAAGGCGATGGAAGATCATCGCTCCGACCTCGTCGTGATTGCCGCCGGCTATACCGATCAGATGAACCGCTTTCTCGGGATGAACCCTGGTCTACGCTCGCGAATGAGCCGCGACATCAGCTTCCCCGATTACTCACCAGCCGAAATGCTTCAAATCCTCTACGAGCTAGCGAAGGCGGCACAGTACAGCTTCGCTGAAGGTACGCGGGCTCGTCTCGAGCAGATTATTCAGAGTATGTGGGATCACCGCGCCAAAGATTTCGCCAACGCCCGCGATGTGCGCAATCTCTTTGAGCAAATCGTTGAGGCGCAGGCGAATCGAATAGGGCAGTTGCCGGCAGCAGATCGGGATGAGATCTGCGAGATGTGTGAGATCACGGCCGGCGACATCGAGGCGACACAGCCAGCGATTGTTTGA
- the hspQ gene encoding heat shock protein HspQ, giving the protein MTSGLHAPPVSRARFAIGDVVRHRLLDFRGVVFDVDPVFANSDEWYESIPEAIRPSKEQPFYHLLAENAEASYVAYVSQQNLIADEESGPVDHPAIDGLFDAFEEGRYRLRREHKH; this is encoded by the coding sequence ATGACGTCGGGTCTCCATGCTCCGCCTGTCAGCCGCGCCCGCTTCGCGATCGGTGACGTGGTGCGGCATCGGCTGCTCGATTTTCGCGGGGTGGTGTTCGATGTCGACCCGGTCTTCGCCAACAGCGACGAATGGTACGAATCGATCCCCGAGGCGATCCGGCCGAGCAAGGAACAGCCCTTCTACCACCTGCTCGCCGAGAATGCCGAGGCGAGCTACGTCGCTTATGTCAGCCAGCAGAACCTGATCGCCGACGAGGAGAGCGGCCCGGTTGACCACCCGGCGATCGACGGCCTGTTCGATGCCTTCGAGGAAGGCCGCTATCGCCTTCGCCGCGAGCACAAGCACTAG